One Candidatus Cloacimonadaceae bacterium genomic window carries:
- a CDS encoding molybdopterin-dependent oxidoreductase gives MKKAPFHISGKLLLTGNARFVGDEAPLPEMLHAKFLFSPVAHALITKLDVSKAANIKGIARIITADDVPGENQIGHVIKDEPLFPISKIMFYGQPLAIVLSEDERLAEAAAKEIELEYQELPPLLEIDDAEAACEWYIPERKIECGEVDKALMEAEFTISGETKSGAQEHFYMETQRCRAVPGEGNQLTIHTATQSTMEVQEVLSHVLGIPAHNVIVEVLRLGGAFGGKERNATIWACMAGLAAFLCKRPVQVLLTRDEDMSVTGKRHPFKSRWKAGYDSRGRICAYDLELMCNGGAYADLSIAILERAMFHAENCYHIPNARIRGRACRTNLPPNTAFRGFGAPQGIFVIESVIEEIADLLKLDPIEVRKVNLYQNKDFTPYGQQVFEIRSNELFDKLLANADYTRLKSKTELFNKQNQYLKQGIGFVPVKFGISFTTALLNQGSALIWVYIDGSVSVSTGGIEMGQELSTKVAIVVSRVLGISISLIRIESANSQRVGNASPTAASTGSDINANAARIAAEKIKTSLTPAARKLLQQKYQQEFELKEIVFDDSLIHSAEEPDKSITFVELIRFAYNERVPLAAYGYYATPGLYFDREKGRGNPFHYYVSGCALSRVQIDLLSGEHRVRDTYIVHENGSALSMEIDRGQIIGAFVQGYGWCTMEELLFNTDGRYLAVNPSTYKIPTVRDIPENLQVEILASQDEHASVMGSKATGEPPFIYGLSVYFAIRNALRSINADAVLGFPATPEAVLKALDRQ, from the coding sequence ATGAAGAAAGCTCCTTTTCACATCAGCGGAAAACTCCTGCTCACCGGAAACGCGAGATTTGTCGGCGACGAAGCTCCGCTGCCCGAAATGCTGCACGCGAAGTTTCTCTTTTCCCCCGTCGCCCATGCTTTGATCACCAAACTCGATGTCTCCAAAGCCGCAAATATCAAGGGCATCGCGCGAATCATCACTGCTGATGATGTTCCGGGTGAAAATCAGATCGGGCACGTGATCAAGGACGAGCCGCTCTTTCCCATAAGTAAGATCATGTTCTATGGACAGCCTTTGGCAATAGTGCTTTCAGAGGACGAGCGCTTGGCGGAGGCGGCGGCAAAAGAGATCGAGCTTGAGTATCAAGAATTGCCTCCACTGCTGGAAATCGATGATGCGGAAGCAGCATGCGAGTGGTATATTCCCGAACGCAAAATCGAATGCGGAGAGGTCGATAAAGCATTGATGGAAGCTGAATTCACTATTTCAGGAGAGACCAAATCCGGCGCGCAGGAACATTTTTATATGGAGACCCAGCGTTGCCGCGCGGTTCCCGGAGAGGGGAATCAGCTAACTATTCACACCGCCACGCAAAGCACTATGGAAGTGCAGGAAGTGCTTTCCCACGTGCTTGGCATCCCCGCGCACAATGTCATCGTCGAGGTTCTCCGCTTGGGTGGAGCCTTTGGCGGAAAAGAGCGCAATGCAACGATCTGGGCTTGTATGGCTGGCTTGGCGGCTTTTCTATGCAAGCGTCCGGTGCAGGTATTGTTGACAAGAGACGAGGATATGTCGGTCACCGGCAAACGCCATCCCTTCAAAAGCAGATGGAAGGCCGGATATGACTCAAGGGGAAGGATTTGTGCCTATGACCTCGAACTGATGTGCAACGGCGGTGCCTATGCCGATCTCTCCATCGCCATCCTCGAACGCGCCATGTTCCATGCCGAAAACTGCTATCACATTCCCAATGCCCGCATCCGAGGACGCGCCTGCCGGACAAATCTTCCGCCCAACACGGCTTTCAGGGGTTTCGGCGCGCCGCAGGGCATCTTTGTGATCGAATCCGTGATCGAAGAAATCGCTGATTTGCTCAAACTGGATCCGATCGAGGTCAGAAAAGTAAATCTCTATCAAAACAAAGACTTCACTCCGTATGGTCAACAAGTCTTTGAAATCAGAAGTAATGAACTGTTTGACAAGCTCTTGGCTAATGCGGATTACACGAGGCTGAAGAGCAAAACAGAGCTTTTCAACAAACAAAACCAATACCTGAAACAAGGCATCGGCTTCGTGCCGGTCAAGTTTGGCATCTCGTTCACCACCGCGCTGCTCAATCAGGGCTCTGCTTTGATTTGGGTCTATATCGATGGCAGCGTGTCGGTTAGCACTGGCGGTATTGAAATGGGGCAGGAACTTTCCACCAAAGTCGCCATCGTCGTTTCGCGCGTGCTGGGCATTTCCATTTCCCTGATCAGGATCGAAAGCGCCAATTCCCAGAGAGTGGGAAACGCTTCTCCCACAGCAGCATCCACAGGCAGCGACATCAATGCAAACGCTGCGCGCATTGCTGCTGAAAAGATCAAAACCAGCTTAACCCCGGCAGCGCGTAAGCTACTGCAGCAGAAGTATCAACAAGAATTTGAGCTGAAAGAAATCGTCTTTGATGATTCTCTCATCCACAGCGCGGAGGAGCCGGACAAATCCATCACCTTCGTGGAACTGATCCGCTTTGCTTACAACGAGCGTGTGCCTTTGGCGGCTTATGGATATTATGCCACGCCGGGCTTGTACTTCGACCGCGAAAAAGGCAGGGGAAACCCTTTCCACTATTATGTTTCCGGTTGCGCGCTTTCGAGGGTTCAGATCGATCTGCTCAGCGGCGAACATCGCGTAAGGGATACCTATATCGTGCATGAAAACGGATCGGCTTTGAGCATGGAAATCGATCGTGGACAGATCATCGGCGCCTTTGTGCAAGGCTATGGATGGTGCACGATGGAAGAGCTTCTCTTCAATACCGACGGACGCTATCTGGCTGTGAATCCATCTACATACAAAATCCCCACGGTGCGCGATATCCCCGAAAACCTGCAGGTGGAGATCTTGGCATCGCAGGATGAACACGCCAGCGTCATGGGCAGCAAAGCAACCGGAGAACCGCCATTCATCTATGGACTCTCGGTGTATTTTGCCATCCGGAACGCTTTGCGAAGTATCAATGCCGACGCGGTGCTTGGCTTTCCCGCAACTCCGGAAGCGGTTTTGAAGGCGCTTGACCGACAGTGA
- a CDS encoding Ppx/GppA phosphatase family protein gives MRKAVIDIGTNSIKCLIADLNAGHIIPVLDIIRTTRLGADLHKSAIISPSSMQRSFEAIRELKELCNLYQAEKIICVGAMTLRLASNAEEFIHRVKTEMGLDIIVLSGDKEAELSFLAAAELAEYDSDEIMVIDIGGGSTEIAIGTKKQVTRVKSLCLGAVSLTTKLLHSDPPSPQELGSLQKQIQETLEKHYPDPKSYPGIGCGGTLTSLAAVFHSLNSYNAQIVHGTMLSREEIRRQIDIYMSRNLEERKHIQGLDPQRADIIIAGTAIIYGIMEHFSRSDITVSDRGLRHGALIKSALGQL, from the coding sequence GTGAGAAAAGCGGTCATCGACATCGGCACCAATTCGATCAAGTGCCTGATCGCGGATCTTAATGCGGGACATATAATTCCCGTGTTGGACATAATCAGAACCACGCGCCTGGGCGCTGATCTCCACAAATCCGCAATCATCAGTCCGTCATCGATGCAGCGCAGCTTCGAGGCAATTCGTGAACTGAAGGAGCTATGCAATCTATACCAAGCTGAAAAGATCATTTGCGTGGGCGCCATGACTTTGCGGCTGGCATCAAACGCGGAGGAATTCATCCATCGGGTAAAAACGGAAATGGGCTTGGATATCATTGTCCTTTCAGGAGATAAAGAAGCGGAGCTATCTTTTCTGGCGGCGGCGGAGCTTGCTGAATATGACTCCGATGAGATCATGGTGATCGATATTGGCGGAGGCAGCACGGAGATCGCAATCGGTACCAAAAAGCAGGTCACCCGCGTCAAAAGCCTATGCTTGGGAGCGGTTTCTCTCACAACGAAGCTCCTGCACAGCGATCCACCATCTCCACAAGAGCTTGGCTCGCTGCAAAAGCAGATTCAAGAAACGCTGGAAAAGCACTATCCCGATCCGAAATCATATCCCGGCATCGGTTGCGGCGGCACGCTCACGTCTTTGGCAGCGGTCTTTCACAGCCTGAACAGCTATAATGCCCAGATCGTTCACGGGACAATGCTTTCAAGGGAAGAAATCCGCCGACAGATAGATATCTACATGAGCCGGAATCTGGAAGAAAGAAAACATATCCAGGGCTTGGATCCCCAACGAGCAGATATCATTATCGCTGGAACGGCAATCATATACGGCATCATGGAGCACTTTTCGCGCTCAGATATCACAGTCTCGGATCGTGGTCTGCGCCACGGCGCTCTG